In Chitinophaga nivalis, a single genomic region encodes these proteins:
- a CDS encoding HIT family protein — protein sequence MTIFTKIIKGEIPSYKIAENDRFYAFLDIFPLVKGHTLVIPKIETDKFFDVPDEWLQEWLVFARPIAQAIERVIPCNRIGVSVVGLEVPHAHMHLIPINSADDMNFSRRKLELTPEQFKEIQAQIIAAL from the coding sequence ATGACCATCTTCACAAAAATTATCAAGGGCGAAATTCCTAGTTACAAGATTGCGGAAAATGATCGTTTTTATGCTTTCCTGGATATTTTCCCTTTGGTGAAAGGGCATACACTGGTAATTCCCAAAATAGAAACCGACAAGTTTTTTGATGTTCCCGATGAATGGTTACAGGAATGGCTGGTATTTGCCCGTCCGATAGCCCAGGCCATTGAGCGTGTGATTCCCTGCAATCGTATAGGCGTAAGTGTGGTAGGGTTGGAAGTACCACATGCACATATGCACCTGATCCCCATCAATTCGGCAGATGACATGAATTTTTCCCGTCGTAAGCTGGAACTGACCCCTGAACAGTTTAAGGAGATACAGGCGCAGATTATTGCAGCCCTATAG
- the greA gene encoding transcription elongation factor GreA: protein MSGINYVTKETLDQMMSELSLLKTKGRAEIARAIAEAREKGDLKENAEYDAAKEAQGLHEAKIATLENAIATSRIVDADSIDTSKVSILCKVTITNVANKKTVTYQLVSETEADLKAGKISVTSPIGKGLLGKQVGDVADVQVPNGLIKFKIDHISA from the coding sequence ATGTCTGGCATAAACTACGTTACGAAAGAAACCCTGGACCAAATGATGAGTGAACTGTCCCTTCTGAAAACAAAGGGCCGGGCAGAGATTGCAAGGGCAATCGCTGAAGCCAGAGAAAAGGGTGACTTGAAGGAAAATGCCGAATATGATGCCGCCAAGGAAGCACAGGGTTTACATGAAGCCAAGATTGCCACACTGGAAAATGCCATTGCTACTTCACGGATTGTAGACGCGGACTCTATTGATACGTCTAAGGTGTCTATCTTGTGTAAAGTAACAATTACCAACGTTGCCAATAAAAAAACGGTTACTTACCAGCTTGTTTCTGAAACAGAAGCAGATCTGAAAGCCGGTAAAATATCTGTAACATCTCCGATTGGTAAAGGATTGCTGGGCAAGCAGGTAGGTGATGTAGCTGATGTACAGGTGCCTAACGGGCTTATCAAATTTAAGATAGATCATATTTCCGCATAA
- a CDS encoding NAD(P)-dependent oxidoreductase gives MSRKVLVTAKVHPYLIEQLEGKGFEVSYQPAVTYDEVKSAIKDFVGLIVTTRIRVDKQIIDQATMLQWIGRLGSGMELIDVPYAESKGIHCASSPEGNRDAVGEQAVGMLLCLLNNVLKSNLELRAGVWERDGNRGYELNGKTVGIIGYGNTGSTFARKLQGFDVNILAYDKYKEGFGTAAVKEATLEQVFRESDVVSIHLPLTEETRHMADMAFFKSFARPVWFMNTARGKLVNNSDLIAALENGVVAGACLDVLENEKMSTYSATEQEQLAYFLQASNVVVTPHIAGYSHEASIKMARIVLEKLNII, from the coding sequence ATGAGCAGGAAAGTATTAGTTACAGCGAAAGTGCATCCTTACCTGATAGAACAACTGGAAGGAAAAGGATTTGAAGTGAGCTATCAGCCGGCCGTTACCTATGATGAAGTAAAGAGTGCCATCAAAGATTTTGTAGGATTGATTGTCACCACCCGTATCCGGGTAGATAAGCAGATAATAGACCAGGCCACGATGCTGCAATGGATAGGCCGTCTGGGTTCCGGTATGGAGCTGATAGATGTGCCTTATGCCGAAAGCAAAGGTATTCATTGCGCCAGCAGTCCGGAAGGTAACCGGGATGCAGTAGGAGAGCAGGCAGTAGGTATGTTATTGTGCCTGTTGAATAATGTGTTGAAGAGTAACCTGGAGCTGAGGGCTGGTGTATGGGAACGTGACGGTAACCGGGGCTATGAGCTGAACGGGAAAACAGTAGGTATTATTGGCTATGGAAATACCGGCAGCACCTTTGCACGTAAGCTGCAGGGGTTCGACGTTAACATCCTGGCATATGATAAATACAAGGAAGGTTTTGGTACGGCTGCTGTAAAAGAAGCTACGCTGGAACAGGTATTCCGGGAGTCTGATGTAGTGAGTATACATTTGCCGCTTACGGAAGAAACGCGGCATATGGCCGATATGGCATTTTTTAAATCGTTTGCCCGGCCGGTATGGTTTATGAATACGGCCCGTGGTAAACTGGTAAATAACAGCGATCTGATTGCAGCGTTGGAGAATGGAGTGGTGGCAGGTGCTTGTCTGGATGTGTTGGAGAATGAAAAAATGAGTACTTATTCCGCAACAGAACAGGAGCAGCTGGCGTATTTTCTGCAGGCATCCAACGTGGTGGTAACACCGCATATTGCGGGATATTCGCATGAAGCCAGCATTAAGATGGCACGTATTGTATTAGAGAAACTGAATATTATATAA
- the rsmA gene encoding 16S rRNA (adenine(1518)-N(6)/adenine(1519)-N(6))-dimethyltransferase RsmA yields the protein MYTLKKSLGQHFLTDENMCRQIVESLPVIEGQQVLEVGPGGGAITKYLLQLPGIDFKAIELDTEKVQYLEKTYPAIQGKLINVSILDAVSPFEGPFNLIGNFPYNISTQIMFKVLEWRSQVDVVVGMFQKEVAQRIAAPHGNKEYGILSVLLQAFYKIEYLFEVHENCFNPPPKVKSAVIRLTRLEQPADIASERKFFVLVKTAFNQRRKQLRNPLKTMFDKELLQDPIFTKRAEELSVADFAALSHKML from the coding sequence ATGTATACATTAAAAAAATCACTCGGTCAGCATTTCCTCACAGATGAAAATATGTGCAGGCAAATTGTAGAATCGTTACCTGTAATTGAAGGCCAGCAAGTGCTGGAAGTAGGCCCGGGCGGCGGTGCTATTACGAAGTACCTGTTGCAGCTGCCAGGTATTGATTTCAAAGCCATAGAACTGGATACGGAAAAAGTACAGTACCTGGAAAAGACTTACCCGGCCATTCAGGGTAAGCTGATCAATGTCAGCATCCTGGATGCAGTGTCTCCTTTTGAAGGCCCGTTCAACCTGATCGGCAATTTCCCGTATAATATTTCTACGCAGATTATGTTTAAGGTGCTGGAATGGCGTTCCCAGGTGGATGTTGTTGTGGGGATGTTCCAGAAGGAAGTGGCGCAGCGTATTGCGGCTCCGCACGGGAATAAGGAATATGGTATCCTGAGTGTACTGTTACAGGCCTTTTACAAAATTGAGTATTTGTTTGAGGTACATGAGAATTGCTTTAATCCGCCTCCCAAGGTGAAATCCGCCGTTATCCGCCTTACGAGGCTGGAGCAACCGGCCGATATTGCTTCGGAGCGGAAATTTTTTGTGCTGGTAAAAACTGCTTTTAACCAGCGCCGCAAACAGTTGCGTAATCCACTGAAAACGATGTTTGACAAGGAGCTGCTACAGGACCCAATCTTCACAAAAAGAGCGGAAGAATTGAGTGTGGCTGATTTTGCAGCATTATCCCACAAGATGTTATGA
- the pdxA gene encoding 4-hydroxythreonine-4-phosphate dehydrogenase PdxA: protein MSNTHINKPVLGITIGDINSIGAEIIIKTFIDTRMMELCTPVIFASNKTINFYRKLMNENNFNYQSIKDFTRLNHKQVNVYNCWEEEVQITPGVLNEAGGKYAARALEVAIQCLKEGQIHGLVTAPIHKNNVQSEHFNYTGHTPYLKAAFEAKDVLMFMTADNMRVGLLTEHVPLAEVARYVTKENILGKLQLMKDSLVKDFGIDNPRIAVLGLNPHAGDDGLIGKEEIEQITPAIRQAKANGTLCFGPYSADAFFAREMYRQFDGVLAMYHDQGLIPFKSLASGEGINYTAGLDIVRTSPDHGTAFDIAGKNVADPSSFRQAIFTCLDIMEQRIRYALNTRNPLKKTELASE from the coding sequence ATGAGTAACACCCATATCAACAAGCCTGTTTTAGGCATCACCATCGGTGATATCAACAGCATCGGCGCAGAAATTATCATCAAAACGTTTATAGATACGCGGATGATGGAGCTTTGCACGCCGGTGATCTTTGCATCCAACAAAACCATCAACTTTTACCGGAAGCTGATGAATGAGAATAACTTTAACTACCAAAGCATCAAAGACTTTACCCGGCTTAATCATAAGCAGGTAAATGTGTATAACTGCTGGGAAGAAGAAGTACAGATCACCCCGGGAGTACTGAATGAAGCCGGCGGTAAATACGCTGCCCGCGCGCTGGAAGTAGCCATTCAATGCCTGAAGGAAGGTCAGATACACGGACTGGTAACAGCCCCGATCCATAAAAACAATGTTCAAAGCGAACATTTCAACTATACCGGACATACGCCCTATCTCAAAGCCGCTTTCGAGGCTAAGGATGTGCTGATGTTTATGACTGCAGATAATATGCGGGTAGGCCTGCTCACCGAGCATGTACCACTGGCAGAAGTAGCCCGGTATGTAACAAAAGAAAATATCCTGGGTAAGTTACAGCTGATGAAAGACAGCCTGGTAAAAGACTTTGGTATTGATAACCCCCGTATTGCCGTATTGGGCCTGAACCCACATGCCGGTGATGATGGACTGATTGGCAAAGAAGAGATTGAGCAGATTACGCCGGCAATCCGGCAGGCGAAGGCCAATGGCACGCTTTGTTTTGGCCCTTACAGCGCCGATGCATTCTTTGCCCGTGAAATGTACCGCCAGTTCGATGGCGTACTCGCCATGTACCACGATCAGGGTCTTATACCGTTTAAATCACTGGCCAGCGGAGAAGGTATCAACTATACAGCAGGTCTTGATATTGTACGTACCTCCCCCGACCACGGCACTGCCTTCGACATCGCAGGGAAAAATGTAGCCGATCCCAGTTCCTTCAGACAGGCTATCTTCACCTGCCTGGATATCATGGAACAGCGGATACGGTATGCACTCAACACAAGAAATCCGTTAAAGAAAACAGAACTCGCATCTGAATAG
- a CDS encoding winged helix-turn-helix domain-containing protein → MDFKELDPVLHSQLRLAIISLLVSEQEAEFTWLKEKTNATAGNLSVQINKLRDAAYITVVKQFKDNYPQTMCKITAAGKKAFENYVTSIQSYLNVGKRTSKS, encoded by the coding sequence ATGGACTTTAAAGAGCTGGATCCGGTTTTACATTCCCAGTTGCGGTTGGCGATCATATCATTGCTGGTGAGTGAGCAGGAAGCAGAGTTTACCTGGCTGAAAGAAAAAACCAATGCAACTGCCGGTAATTTAAGTGTGCAGATCAATAAGCTACGGGATGCAGCTTACATTACTGTTGTTAAACAGTTTAAAGATAATTACCCGCAAACGATGTGTAAAATCACCGCTGCGGGTAAAAAGGCTTTTGAAAACTATGTTACTTCGATACAGTCTTATCTGAATGTGGGGAAGAGAACCTCAAAAAGCTGA
- a CDS encoding TonB-dependent receptor, producing MWKFNLYLYLFIIAPICLLAQGKISGKITDGRKRALPGVNVFIKGSYDGATTAADGSFSFATSTTGDQILGATLSGYQSIEIKINTGSAQQVDIVMKSVANALRVVTISAGSFEASDSKKGTVLKPLDIVTTAGANGDLTSAIKTLPGAQQTNDREGLFVRGGTGYETQTLIDGMIVRNPFYSSLPDIPGRGRFSPFLFKGTTFSSGGYSAQYGQGLSSALVLESQDLPDRSSSSLGVSLIGVNAGLDNLSKDKKTSYGIEADYTNLAPYFNVIKPKQAPNLGPEIIGTSANFRRKTSATGMLKFYGYANWSKMGFETPSLEYPGLNESFKLRNNNVYTNLTYREKLNHDWHMYIGASFSTNTDDIVSDTISKHPTPTLIKVQSGLSQSRIVFDRNLGRFSMLRLGGEYQYAVERSAFDGRKMSFTDNYTAAFAEADIYFTPSFMGRAGGRAEYSSVLGKMNFAPRASLAYKLDNYSQFSFAYGDYYQKPEPKYILWDNGLGYMKATHYILTYQRMTKFTTFRTELFYKKYSDLVKTAPVYSNNGDGYAQGIEFFWRDRKTFKNVDYWISYSYLDTKRDFLNYPMRVQPDFAANHTASIVYKHFLPKLSTNLGLTYTFATGRPYYNPNLPADKFMSERTMTYNSVGVSASYLTSIRKAFTVFVLSVSNVLGNKQVYGYRYSSDGMRRDEVTPNVPRFIYLGMFMNFGIDRRQDVINNL from the coding sequence ATGTGGAAGTTCAACCTTTATCTATATCTGTTCATTATTGCACCTATCTGTTTATTAGCGCAAGGTAAGATCAGCGGGAAGATTACTGATGGCCGTAAACGCGCTTTGCCGGGAGTGAATGTATTTATCAAAGGCTCCTATGACGGTGCTACTACAGCTGCTGATGGCAGTTTTTCCTTTGCCACTTCAACTACCGGCGACCAGATACTGGGAGCAACGTTGTCCGGTTATCAATCCATCGAAATAAAAATCAATACGGGTAGTGCCCAGCAGGTCGATATTGTCATGAAAAGTGTGGCCAATGCCTTACGGGTGGTTACTATTTCTGCAGGTAGTTTTGAAGCCAGTGACAGTAAAAAAGGTACTGTGCTGAAACCGTTGGATATTGTGACCACGGCCGGCGCCAATGGTGACCTGACCAGTGCGATCAAAACCCTGCCCGGCGCCCAGCAAACCAATGACCGGGAAGGTCTGTTTGTACGGGGAGGTACCGGTTATGAAACGCAGACCCTCATTGACGGTATGATTGTAAGGAATCCTTTTTACAGCAGCTTACCGGATATTCCCGGGCGGGGCCGTTTTTCCCCTTTCCTGTTTAAAGGTACTACCTTCAGCAGCGGGGGCTATTCCGCGCAGTATGGCCAGGGCCTGTCTTCTGCACTGGTACTGGAATCCCAGGATCTGCCAGACCGTTCTTCTTCCTCGCTGGGCGTATCCCTGATTGGTGTCAACGCCGGCCTGGACAATCTGTCAAAAGATAAAAAAACATCCTACGGTATAGAAGCCGATTATACGAATCTGGCTCCTTACTTTAATGTCATCAAACCCAAGCAGGCGCCTAACCTGGGACCGGAAATCATTGGTACGTCTGCTAATTTCCGCAGAAAGACTTCCGCCACAGGGATGCTTAAATTCTATGGGTATGCGAATTGGAGTAAAATGGGTTTTGAAACACCCAGTCTGGAATACCCGGGTCTGAATGAATCGTTTAAGCTGCGTAACAATAACGTATATACGAATCTGACTTACCGCGAAAAGCTGAACCATGACTGGCATATGTATATCGGAGCTTCTTTCAGTACCAATACGGATGATATCGTATCAGATACGATCAGTAAACATCCGACGCCTACCCTCATCAAAGTACAGTCCGGTTTAAGCCAGTCGCGTATTGTGTTTGACAGAAACCTGGGCCGCTTTTCCATGCTGCGGCTGGGTGGTGAGTACCAGTATGCGGTAGAGCGTTCTGCTTTTGATGGCCGGAAGATGAGTTTTACAGATAACTATACTGCTGCCTTTGCAGAAGCAGATATTTACTTTACCCCCAGCTTTATGGGACGTGCCGGCGGCCGGGCGGAATATTCTTCCGTACTGGGGAAAATGAACTTTGCACCGCGTGCCTCCCTGGCCTACAAGCTGGATAACTACAGTCAGTTCTCCTTTGCATATGGCGACTATTATCAAAAACCGGAACCTAAGTATATACTGTGGGATAACGGTTTAGGCTATATGAAAGCCACGCATTATATACTGACTTATCAGCGGATGACGAAGTTTACGACGTTCCGTACAGAGTTATTCTATAAGAAATACAGCGATCTGGTAAAAACGGCGCCGGTATACAGCAATAACGGAGACGGCTATGCGCAGGGTATTGAATTCTTCTGGAGAGACCGTAAAACATTTAAAAATGTGGATTACTGGATTTCTTATTCCTATCTTGATACCAAGCGGGATTTCCTGAATTATCCGATGCGTGTACAGCCTGATTTTGCGGCCAATCATACGGCCAGTATTGTATACAAACACTTTTTACCGAAGCTGAGTACCAATCTGGGACTGACCTATACATTTGCTACCGGGCGGCCGTATTATAATCCAAACCTGCCGGCAGATAAATTTATGTCTGAAAGAACCATGACGTATAATTCCGTAGGTGTAAGTGCCAGTTACCTGACCAGCATCCGCAAAGCCTTTACTGTTTTTGTATTATCAGTGAGTAATGTACTGGGCAACAAACAGGTATATGGCTATCGTTATTCTTCCGATGGTATGCGCCGGGATGAGGTAACGCCGAATGTGCCGCGTTTTATTTACCTCGGCATGTTTATGAACTTCGGTATCGACAGACGTCAGGATGTAATTAATAACTTATAA
- a CDS encoding tetratricopeptide repeat protein: MMKKLPACIFVYALLLVCMRAAAQEQLSVEKRADIHYQREEYARAAGLYEKLLRARQGRRQATFIRQRLADSYRGFNQYEKAAYWYGQLLQDSTGAADNRLYYGDMLKSTGQYAAARQQYQLYPDAQRVAARIAGCEVAPAWLAAPLPVSLHNLQGLNSHENDWGAVWYKDKIVFVSDSLRDDMWFVKGSRHNYGRNNAAFGKLYAAENKTATPGYVKNFAAVINNYPFHVGPVCFTTAGDTAYVTVTNPQRKVPYQKKDRPVYGVRKLELLIFVQKNNQWQSPVAFPYNGNDYSTGHAALNKAGNILYFASDRPGGAGATDIWYSEKQADNSWGTPVNCGVLNTPDEEAFPVINNADELYFSSKGLVGMGGYDIFRATGSRQSWAAPVNLRTPFNSAGDDFYYVQQDDKGFIASNRAGGRGGDDIYRFTTPAAIPGLLPPVLPLLRIPLELDICVPAVTCVYLYNKTRDMGWCYLLSPPSDKIVAKLEPDAEYVVRVHYANRTDSLVFDTRHVADTATLYKTFCPRQINAPAIQREETRIPVKSKPRKH; the protein is encoded by the coding sequence ATGATGAAAAAGTTACCCGCTTGTATTTTCGTTTATGCCTTACTGTTAGTATGTATGCGCGCAGCGGCGCAGGAGCAGTTATCTGTTGAGAAAAGAGCCGATATACATTATCAGCGGGAGGAATATGCCCGTGCTGCCGGATTATACGAGAAGTTGCTGCGTGCGCGGCAGGGCCGCCGTCAGGCCACTTTCATCCGGCAACGCCTGGCAGATAGTTACCGGGGATTCAATCAATATGAAAAAGCTGCTTACTGGTATGGGCAATTGCTGCAGGATTCCACTGGTGCTGCAGACAACAGGCTGTATTATGGAGATATGCTGAAAAGCACGGGGCAATATGCCGCTGCCCGGCAGCAGTATCAGCTATACCCGGATGCGCAGCGGGTAGCCGCCCGTATCGCCGGGTGTGAGGTGGCGCCAGCCTGGCTGGCCGCGCCATTACCGGTATCGCTGCATAACCTGCAGGGATTAAACAGCCATGAAAATGATTGGGGAGCAGTGTGGTATAAAGATAAGATTGTGTTTGTGTCAGACAGCCTGCGGGATGATATGTGGTTTGTAAAAGGGAGCCGGCATAACTATGGCCGTAACAATGCTGCTTTCGGTAAATTATACGCAGCAGAAAATAAAACGGCTACACCCGGATATGTGAAAAACTTTGCTGCAGTCATCAATAATTATCCTTTTCATGTGGGACCGGTTTGTTTTACAACTGCTGGTGATACCGCCTATGTAACCGTTACCAATCCGCAGCGGAAAGTACCTTATCAGAAAAAGGACCGGCCGGTATATGGAGTACGTAAGCTGGAACTGTTGATCTTTGTACAAAAAAATAACCAGTGGCAGTCGCCTGTTGCATTTCCTTATAACGGTAATGACTACTCGACAGGACATGCTGCTTTAAACAAAGCCGGTAACATTTTATATTTTGCTTCTGACCGCCCGGGTGGCGCCGGCGCTACCGATATATGGTACAGTGAAAAACAAGCGGATAACAGTTGGGGTACACCCGTAAACTGCGGCGTGCTGAATACGCCTGATGAAGAAGCGTTTCCGGTTATCAATAATGCAGATGAACTGTATTTCTCCAGCAAAGGCCTGGTAGGAATGGGAGGCTATGATATTTTTCGGGCAACCGGTAGCCGGCAAAGCTGGGCAGCGCCGGTAAACCTGCGCACACCTTTTAATTCTGCCGGAGATGACTTTTATTATGTACAGCAGGATGACAAAGGTTTTATCGCTTCTAACCGGGCAGGTGGAAGAGGAGGAGATGATATCTATCGCTTTACGACACCAGCAGCAATACCTGGTTTGCTGCCACCGGTATTGCCATTACTGCGTATTCCGCTGGAGCTGGATATATGTGTACCGGCAGTTACCTGTGTATACCTATATAATAAAACCCGGGATATGGGCTGGTGTTATCTGTTATCGCCTCCTTCCGATAAGATAGTGGCCAAACTGGAACCGGATGCCGAATATGTGGTGCGGGTACATTATGCCAACCGTACAGACAGTCTGGTATTTGATACACGTCATGTAGCAGATACGGCTACTTTGTATAAAACCTTCTGCCCACGGCAGATCAATGCCCCTGCAATACAGCGGGAAGAGACCAGGATTCCCGTTAAAAGTAAACCCCGTAAACATTAA
- a CDS encoding PorP/SprF family type IX secretion system membrane protein codes for MKRRIILLFCCCCGLLQATAQQNVQFSQYVFNMLSVNPAYAGYKQDWYLNAVYRHQWVDFPGAPKTGAISIDGLTNARDERVGVGAQFTFDKLGPQETLSGYGFYSYRIPLDEDDTRRLCIGIGGGITQYSIDGNALKYVDDVDEALPLGKTSVIIPDARFGIYYYTPRFYAGAAVMDLFSLYTDNTRYYWGGYNYKTIRKTQHLYLNAGYLLDLSENLKLKPSIMVKEDFKGPTNVDLTAFLLIAEKLWIGGSYRTGVKLWSKPALDKDLEQLDAASAMVEFYATPQLRIGYAYDITISKMAGYQQGSHEISIGFLFNNNKSRITSPRYF; via the coding sequence ATGAAAAGAAGGATCATATTACTGTTTTGTTGCTGCTGTGGCCTGTTACAGGCTACAGCACAGCAAAATGTACAATTCAGCCAGTATGTATTTAATATGCTGAGTGTAAACCCTGCCTATGCCGGATATAAGCAGGATTGGTATTTAAATGCCGTGTACCGTCATCAATGGGTAGATTTTCCGGGAGCACCGAAAACCGGAGCAATCTCCATAGATGGGTTAACCAATGCCCGCGATGAACGTGTAGGAGTGGGGGCACAGTTTACATTTGATAAACTGGGGCCGCAGGAAACCTTGTCCGGGTACGGCTTTTATTCCTACCGGATTCCATTGGATGAAGATGATACCCGGCGTTTATGTATTGGTATCGGTGGTGGTATTACCCAATACAGTATCGATGGCAATGCATTGAAGTATGTAGATGATGTGGATGAAGCATTACCATTGGGTAAAACGTCGGTGATTATACCGGATGCCCGTTTTGGTATTTATTACTATACGCCCCGTTTTTATGCCGGTGCAGCCGTGATGGATCTTTTCTCCCTGTATACCGACAACACCCGTTATTACTGGGGAGGCTATAACTATAAAACCATCCGTAAAACACAGCACCTGTACCTGAATGCCGGTTACTTGCTGGACCTGTCAGAGAACCTGAAACTGAAACCTTCCATCATGGTGAAGGAAGATTTTAAAGGGCCTACCAATGTAGACCTGACAGCTTTCCTGCTGATTGCAGAAAAGCTGTGGATTGGCGGATCTTACAGAACGGGGGTGAAATTATGGAGTAAGCCTGCTTTGGATAAAGACCTGGAACAACTGGATGCTGCCAGCGCTATGGTGGAGTTTTATGCCACTCCCCAATTAAGAATCGGTTATGCTTATGATATTACGATCAGCAAAATGGCGGGCTACCAACAAGGCTCTCATGAGATTTCGATTGGCTTCCTCTTTAATAATAATAAGTCCCGGATTACCAGTCCCCGCTATTTCTAA